In Tamandua tetradactyla isolate mTamTet1 chromosome 7, mTamTet1.pri, whole genome shotgun sequence, the following are encoded in one genomic region:
- the CLECL1 gene encoding putative C-type lectin-like domain family 1 isoform X3, translating into MIIILVVIVIVLSTIVIQFNSARHREANNESIKKDCTGEKKSGKDSSIDSSNSSTANQSCPSKDWKLHGGQCYWVSESKSSWGKSQADCATKNSHLVVIQNFIDMSFLWLHLNHSRLYWIGLSIPTGRDSWTWIDNSSFDPNLFLIKTTSPQTRRTKCAYVSHTEITAENCEKTNQWICEL; encoded by the exons ATGATCATCATCCTTGTGGTAATAGTAATTGTGCTGAGCACTATTG TCATCCAATTCAACTCTGCAAGACATAGGGAAGCAAATAatgaatcaataaagaaagactgcactggggaaaagaaatctggaaaagaCAGCTCAAtag attcTTCCAATTCTTCCACTGCCAATCAATCCTGCCCCTCCAAAGACTGGAAGCTGCATGGAGGGCAATGTTACTGGGTTTCTGAAAGCAAGAGTTCTTGGGGAAAAAGTCAAGCTGATTGTGCCACAAAGAATTCGCATCTCGTTGTGATTCAAAACTTCATTGATATG AGTTTCCTATGGTTGCACTTAAATCATTCAAGATTATATTGGATTGGTTTGAGTATTCCCACTGGAAGGGATTCATGGACCTGGATAGACAACAGTTCTTTTGACCCAAATCT gtttttaataaaaacaaccaGTCCACAGACCCGGAGAACGAAATGTGCCTATGTATCTCACACTGAGATTACTGCAGAAAACTGTGAGAAAACTAACCAGTGGATTTGTGAACTGTAA
- the CLECL1 gene encoding putative C-type lectin-like domain family 1 isoform X4, with protein MAGDIVYADIKTVQTSSSKHSSPLQKTDSHHYGIFQKAGCAMIIILVVIVIVLSTIVIQFNSARHREANNESIKKDCTGEKKSGKDSSIDSSNSSTANQSCPSKDWKLHGGQCYWVSESKSSWGKSQADCATKNSHLVVIQNFIDMVRY; from the exons ATGGCTGGGGATATAGTCTATGCTGATATCAAAACTGTTCAGACTTCCTCTTCAAAACATTCATCTCCACTTCAGAAAACTG ATTCTCACCATTATGGAATTTTCCAGAAAGCTGGATGTGCAATGATCATCATCCTTGTGGTAATAGTAATTGTGCTGAGCACTATTG TCATCCAATTCAACTCTGCAAGACATAGGGAAGCAAATAatgaatcaataaagaaagactgcactggggaaaagaaatctggaaaagaCAGCTCAAtag attcTTCCAATTCTTCCACTGCCAATCAATCCTGCCCCTCCAAAGACTGGAAGCTGCATGGAGGGCAATGTTACTGGGTTTCTGAAAGCAAGAGTTCTTGGGGAAAAAGTCAAGCTGATTGTGCCACAAAGAATTCGCATCTCGTTGTGATTCAAAACTTCATTGATATGGTGAGATATTAA
- the CLECL1 gene encoding putative C-type lectin-like domain family 1 isoform X1 has translation MAGDIVYADIKTVQTSSSKHSSPLQKTDSHHYGIFQKAGCAMIIILVVIVIVLSTIVIQFNSARHREANNESIKKDCTGEKKSGKDSSIDSSNSSTANQSCPSKDWKLHGGQCYWVSESKSSWGKSQADCATKNSHLVVIQNFIDMSFLWLHLNHSRLYWIGLSIPTGRDSWTWIDNSSFDPNLFLIKTTSPQTRRTKCAYVSHTEITAENCEKTNQWICEL, from the exons ATGGCTGGGGATATAGTCTATGCTGATATCAAAACTGTTCAGACTTCCTCTTCAAAACATTCATCTCCACTTCAGAAAACTG ATTCTCACCATTATGGAATTTTCCAGAAAGCTGGATGTGCAATGATCATCATCCTTGTGGTAATAGTAATTGTGCTGAGCACTATTG TCATCCAATTCAACTCTGCAAGACATAGGGAAGCAAATAatgaatcaataaagaaagactgcactggggaaaagaaatctggaaaagaCAGCTCAAtag attcTTCCAATTCTTCCACTGCCAATCAATCCTGCCCCTCCAAAGACTGGAAGCTGCATGGAGGGCAATGTTACTGGGTTTCTGAAAGCAAGAGTTCTTGGGGAAAAAGTCAAGCTGATTGTGCCACAAAGAATTCGCATCTCGTTGTGATTCAAAACTTCATTGATATG AGTTTCCTATGGTTGCACTTAAATCATTCAAGATTATATTGGATTGGTTTGAGTATTCCCACTGGAAGGGATTCATGGACCTGGATAGACAACAGTTCTTTTGACCCAAATCT gtttttaataaaaacaaccaGTCCACAGACCCGGAGAACGAAATGTGCCTATGTATCTCACACTGAGATTACTGCAGAAAACTGTGAGAAAACTAACCAGTGGATTTGTGAACTGTAA
- the CLECL1 gene encoding putative C-type lectin-like domain family 1 isoform X2, with translation MAGDIVYADIKTVQTSSSKHSSPLQKTVIQFNSARHREANNESIKKDCTGEKKSGKDSSIDSSNSSTANQSCPSKDWKLHGGQCYWVSESKSSWGKSQADCATKNSHLVVIQNFIDMSFLWLHLNHSRLYWIGLSIPTGRDSWTWIDNSSFDPNLFLIKTTSPQTRRTKCAYVSHTEITAENCEKTNQWICEL, from the exons ATGGCTGGGGATATAGTCTATGCTGATATCAAAACTGTTCAGACTTCCTCTTCAAAACATTCATCTCCACTTCAGAAAACTG TCATCCAATTCAACTCTGCAAGACATAGGGAAGCAAATAatgaatcaataaagaaagactgcactggggaaaagaaatctggaaaagaCAGCTCAAtag attcTTCCAATTCTTCCACTGCCAATCAATCCTGCCCCTCCAAAGACTGGAAGCTGCATGGAGGGCAATGTTACTGGGTTTCTGAAAGCAAGAGTTCTTGGGGAAAAAGTCAAGCTGATTGTGCCACAAAGAATTCGCATCTCGTTGTGATTCAAAACTTCATTGATATG AGTTTCCTATGGTTGCACTTAAATCATTCAAGATTATATTGGATTGGTTTGAGTATTCCCACTGGAAGGGATTCATGGACCTGGATAGACAACAGTTCTTTTGACCCAAATCT gtttttaataaaaacaaccaGTCCACAGACCCGGAGAACGAAATGTGCCTATGTATCTCACACTGAGATTACTGCAGAAAACTGTGAGAAAACTAACCAGTGGATTTGTGAACTGTAA